A single genomic interval of Asinibacterium sp. OR53 harbors:
- a CDS encoding SusC/RagA family TonB-linked outer membrane protein — MTAIAQKSTVTGKVTDDKGRPIEGASVVEKRSKNGIATDANGVFKLSVSPGAVLVVSGTGYERKEIAASSGAALTISLKNIDESLSEVVVTALGIKREKKALGYAVTSVAKKDIELRPEGDIGRVLAGKAPGVDILGTSGISGSGTNIVIRGVSTITGGSVPPLFIVDGVPFDGSTNAPSGFTFGGQSSSRFLDIDPNNIENITVLKGLSAAIQYGDLARNGVVLITTKNGSANNKQNKKTEITVSQSLFANKVANLPDYQDTYGGGFNLAPSLAFSNWGAAFKNPPDSFNHPYSRSALNVAFPEYKGKKYAYKAYNSVPAFFRTGWVSNTAVNVSGGNAVTRFSGNYSYTSDQGFLPGNSVIKNNFGFGGLTKLSNNFTLSGTINFATTDYITPTTSTSFGSSADNPSVYGDLIYTPRSIDLMGWPYKNPIDGSSVYYRANNGIQNPRWTVENSLIREKIYRTFGNIQMKYDIMKGLSVLYRLGIDVYNTLNELTVNKGGTTGGLQYTTGMYRTLNSTNSILDHNILVNYVKDLNEDWNLTLDGGLNLRNDNYTQNGMKSTQQLVFGLFNHGNFVNHEAVGEDGGNLNFNSQQKRFGAFLSASGGYRNYLYLNVGGRESWVSTLEESNRKIFYPSASISMIPTAAINGLKNNKWVNFLKVRIGYSTSARFPDPYTTRTALNIQTNAFVDRNGNVINQNAIPNRLANPALKPELLKEYEAGLEGTFINHRLTVDLTFYKRISSNQILDRSLDPSTGYTVTSVNAGDVRNEGIELGLGYNVVKARDWNWQLNANWTINKSLVYDLPSYIKQINFAGYSNLGNFAINGQPLGILQGSVTSVDPKTGQKLLDDNGYYVQDPNIGILGSPLPQYKLTGISELTWKSLTFRAQMDYSVGGKMISLTTASLLARGLTKDMDFDRTIPITLPGIRQSTGKPNDIQTGATSAYFNTYFGPNDFQVWDATLIRLREVSLSYSLPSKWLAKTPFGSVSVVASGQNLFYLAPNFPKYVRFDPETSSLGVGTGRGLELLTGPSSRRFGASIRVTF, encoded by the coding sequence ATGACAGCAATCGCACAAAAAAGTACGGTAACAGGAAAAGTGACCGACGACAAGGGGAGACCGATTGAAGGGGCTTCCGTTGTTGAAAAAAGATCTAAAAACGGTATTGCAACAGATGCCAATGGCGTATTTAAACTTTCGGTCAGCCCCGGTGCAGTACTGGTTGTTTCAGGTACCGGATATGAAAGAAAAGAGATTGCTGCTTCTTCCGGTGCAGCACTGACCATTTCCCTGAAAAATATAGATGAAAGCCTGAGTGAAGTCGTAGTAACCGCGCTCGGTATTAAGCGCGAGAAAAAAGCACTTGGTTATGCTGTTACTTCGGTAGCAAAGAAGGATATTGAATTAAGACCAGAAGGCGATATCGGGCGTGTGCTGGCAGGTAAGGCTCCGGGTGTTGATATCCTTGGAACCAGTGGTATTTCCGGTTCGGGCACGAACATCGTTATTCGGGGGGTAAGTACGATTACAGGCGGTTCTGTTCCCCCGCTTTTCATTGTAGATGGTGTACCTTTCGATGGTAGCACCAATGCTCCTTCAGGCTTTACTTTTGGTGGGCAAAGTTCCAGCCGTTTCCTCGATATTGATCCGAATAATATAGAGAACATTACGGTATTAAAAGGATTGAGTGCAGCCATTCAGTATGGCGACCTTGCCCGGAATGGGGTTGTGCTGATTACAACCAAGAATGGTTCTGCTAATAATAAGCAGAATAAGAAGACTGAAATTACAGTTTCTCAATCCTTATTTGCCAATAAAGTAGCCAACCTGCCCGATTATCAGGATACTTATGGTGGTGGTTTCAACTTAGCGCCATCTCTTGCCTTCAGTAACTGGGGTGCTGCTTTTAAAAACCCGCCTGATTCTTTCAATCACCCATACAGCCGTTCTGCGCTGAATGTAGCTTTCCCGGAATACAAAGGAAAAAAATACGCGTATAAAGCTTACAACAGTGTACCGGCTTTCTTCCGTACCGGTTGGGTAAGCAATACTGCAGTCAACGTATCTGGTGGTAATGCTGTTACCCGTTTCAGCGGTAACTATTCCTATACAAGCGATCAGGGCTTTTTGCCAGGTAACAGTGTAATCAAAAACAACTTTGGTTTCGGCGGATTAACCAAACTCTCCAACAACTTCACTTTGAGTGGTACCATCAACTTTGCTACAACTGATTATATCACGCCCACTACCAGTACGAGTTTTGGTAGTAGCGCTGATAATCCTTCTGTTTACGGAGACCTCATCTATACGCCCCGTAGTATTGATCTGATGGGATGGCCTTATAAAAACCCCATTGACGGATCAAGTGTATACTATCGTGCCAACAACGGTATTCAAAACCCGCGCTGGACTGTAGAAAACTCCCTCATACGGGAAAAAATCTACCGCACATTCGGTAATATACAGATGAAGTACGATATCATGAAAGGACTGAGTGTACTGTATCGCCTGGGTATCGACGTGTACAATACACTGAATGAGCTCACCGTGAACAAAGGCGGCACCACCGGCGGATTGCAATATACCACTGGTATGTATCGTACCCTTAATTCTACCAACTCCATTTTAGATCATAATATCCTGGTGAACTATGTGAAGGACCTCAATGAGGACTGGAACCTGACCCTGGATGGTGGCCTGAACCTTCGTAATGATAATTATACGCAAAATGGCATGAAGAGTACCCAGCAATTGGTATTCGGCCTATTCAACCATGGCAACTTCGTAAACCATGAAGCGGTAGGTGAGGATGGAGGTAACCTGAACTTTAATTCACAACAAAAACGCTTCGGAGCGTTTCTGTCTGCCTCAGGTGGCTACAGGAATTACCTGTATCTGAACGTAGGTGGCCGGGAGAGCTGGGTTTCCACACTGGAAGAGAGCAATCGTAAAATATTCTATCCAAGTGCCAGCATTTCTATGATACCTACGGCAGCGATCAACGGATTAAAAAACAACAAATGGGTGAACTTTCTTAAAGTTCGTATAGGTTATTCTACCAGCGCCCGTTTCCCAGATCCTTATACAACCAGGACTGCTTTAAATATCCAGACCAATGCTTTTGTTGACAGGAACGGAAATGTGATCAACCAGAATGCGATTCCCAACAGGCTTGCTAATCCAGCCTTAAAACCCGAGCTCCTGAAAGAATATGAAGCTGGACTGGAAGGCACTTTCATCAACCACAGGCTGACAGTAGATCTTACTTTCTATAAAAGGATTTCCAGCAATCAGATACTGGATCGTTCATTGGACCCCTCTACCGGTTATACCGTTACCTCTGTGAATGCGGGAGATGTTCGTAATGAAGGTATCGAATTGGGACTGGGTTACAATGTGGTCAAGGCACGCGATTGGAACTGGCAGTTGAATGCCAACTGGACCATCAACAAAAGTCTGGTGTATGACCTGCCCAGTTATATCAAGCAGATCAATTTTGCCGGCTACAGCAACTTAGGAAACTTTGCCATCAACGGACAGCCACTAGGTATTTTGCAGGGTAGTGTTACCTCTGTTGATCCTAAAACCGGACAGAAATTGCTTGATGACAATGGTTATTATGTCCAGGACCCCAATATTGGCATCCTGGGTAGCCCGCTGCCTCAATACAAACTGACAGGTATCAGCGAGTTGACCTGGAAGTCACTGACTTTCCGTGCGCAAATGGATTACTCTGTTGGCGGAAAAATGATATCACTCACCACTGCATCTTTGCTGGCCCGCGGTTTAACAAAGGATATGGACTTCGACAGGACCATTCCGATCACTTTGCCTGGTATACGCCAATCAACCGGAAAACCCAATGATATTCAAACCGGCGCTACCAGTGCATACTTCAATACTTATTTTGGCCCGAACGATTTCCAGGTATGGGATGCAACGCTGATCAGGCTGAGAGAAGTTTCATTGAGTTATTCATTGCCTTCCAAGTGGCTGGCCAAAACACCTTTTGGAAGCGTATCCGTCGTAGCATCTGGCCAGAACCTGTTCTACCTGGCTCCGAACTTCCCTAAATATGTTCGTTTCGATCCTGAAACTTCCAGTTTGGGTGTAGGTACCGGCCGTGGTCTTGAGTTATTGACTGGTCCATCTTCCCGTCGTTTTGGTGCGAGCATTCGCGTAACTTTTTAA
- a CDS encoding SusD/RagB family nutrient-binding outer membrane lipoprotein, with protein MKKLMIYCSVVLLLASCNKLNSDFNGLLNNPNQPNTASADVDLYLNSIQLNFANFYSGLSNLGAQLTRMETMFGPTYNAAYQPQTTDGTWTTAYASLFTNVNAMIPVAYSQKKNIHVGIGKVLKAYTLMTLVDYFGDVPYSQANKGIANTNPALDKGKAVYDSAIALLNSAITDLSSNGPTPTNDIFYGGNRANWSTLAKTLKLKAYMNYRLADAATATTNITALLSENDLVNSTSQDFQYQYGSKSLAPDSRHPKYAGNYTPTGSSDYLGNYFMWTMVTEKGLIDPRTRYYFYRQTTDITAAITDPVTLQFTQPCRFQAYPSNYPSGTVFCLVSNGYFGRDHGDNSGTPPDNQLKTTWGVYPAGGQFDANQNVAVKPGIGGLGQGILPIWISAFTDFLKAEAVLTLNASGDGRALTLSGINKSISKVMAFPSSIGVTPTASFVPSQSTINNYTGFVGSAYDGAATLNDKLAVVAKEFYISAWGNGIESYNLYRRLGSQAIKMQPALQPNPGSFIRSFFYPAVYVNFNNTAKQKTDLTTQVFWDTNPKTGWVY; from the coding sequence ATGAAAAAGTTAATGATATATTGTTCAGTTGTTTTATTGCTGGCTTCCTGCAATAAGCTGAACAGCGATTTTAACGGGTTATTGAATAACCCCAATCAACCCAATACTGCGTCTGCGGATGTAGACCTTTACCTGAACTCCATACAGCTGAATTTTGCCAACTTTTATTCCGGGTTGTCGAACCTGGGTGCACAGTTGACCAGGATGGAGACCATGTTTGGCCCCACTTATAATGCAGCTTACCAGCCGCAGACAACAGATGGAACCTGGACAACCGCGTATGCTTCACTGTTTACTAATGTGAATGCCATGATCCCGGTTGCTTATTCCCAGAAAAAAAACATACATGTTGGCATCGGTAAGGTATTGAAAGCATATACGCTGATGACCCTGGTGGATTATTTTGGAGATGTGCCTTACAGCCAGGCCAACAAGGGTATTGCTAACACCAATCCCGCCCTGGATAAAGGCAAAGCTGTATACGATAGTGCAATTGCACTTTTAAACAGCGCTATTACCGACCTAAGTAGCAATGGTCCCACTCCAACCAACGATATCTTTTATGGAGGTAACCGTGCCAATTGGAGCACATTGGCAAAAACATTAAAGCTGAAAGCATACATGAACTATCGGTTGGCAGATGCAGCTACTGCTACTACGAACATTACAGCCTTGTTGAGCGAGAATGACCTGGTGAATAGCACATCGCAGGATTTTCAATACCAGTATGGTTCTAAATCCCTGGCACCTGATAGCCGTCATCCTAAATATGCAGGTAATTACACCCCTACCGGTTCGAGTGATTACCTGGGTAATTATTTCATGTGGACAATGGTAACAGAGAAAGGGTTGATTGATCCCCGTACACGTTACTATTTTTATCGCCAGACCACTGATATTACAGCAGCCATTACCGATCCGGTTACCTTGCAGTTTACCCAGCCCTGCCGTTTCCAGGCTTATCCGTCTAATTATCCTTCAGGTACCGTTTTCTGTTTGGTGTCGAATGGTTATTTTGGACGTGACCATGGCGATAATTCAGGTACACCGCCAGATAACCAGCTCAAAACCACATGGGGGGTGTACCCGGCCGGCGGCCAGTTCGACGCTAACCAGAATGTCGCTGTGAAACCAGGTATCGGAGGCCTGGGACAGGGTATCCTGCCTATATGGATTTCAGCTTTTACAGACTTCCTTAAAGCAGAAGCAGTGCTCACGTTGAATGCTTCCGGTGACGGGCGCGCGCTGACTTTATCGGGTATTAACAAATCGATCTCAAAAGTAATGGCATTCCCTTCCTCGATAGGAGTAACACCAACAGCCAGTTTTGTACCTTCTCAGTCTACCATCAACAACTATACAGGTTTTGTGGGCAGTGCATATGATGGAGCTGCTACCCTCAATGATAAGCTGGCCGTGGTAGCCAAAGAATTTTACATCAGTGCTTGGGGCAATGGCATCGAATCTTATAACCTTTACAGGAGGCTTGGGTCACAGGCCATCAAAATGCAACCTGCGTTGCAGCCCAATCCTGGTTCGTTTATTCGTTCCTTTTTCTATCCGGCAGTATATGTGAACTTTAACAATACGGCAAAACAGAAGACTGATTTAACCACCCAAGTATTCTGGGATACTAATCCTAAAACCGGCTGGGTTTATTAA
- a CDS encoding RagB/SusD family nutrient uptake outer membrane protein, which yields MKNKNKSFILLGLLSAAMIMSCSKKDLDVTNLNQPSYGVLNSESGILSYAKGFYKIGFGDQSVGSLDDGLGFGMLLIVQGFHEGMGDNIFVPWGNNSFKFADNPLSVKLDDGSIVNNPIGQGQQRELQLRNSRAYGASNSFLPEWTYMYFLNNSSNVLLSLIDKVNFTGDAATKKKVLQAWAYWWKGYAYSRIGSMYIAGLKIDAPNATNGTYMTHDALITEANANLDKAAGIIGGLSSGGDFDNVMTQIIPGYMQFLPNGSAGIPTPASWVKNINSLKARNLLVNKRTNDMTASDWGQVLNLANAGVSSKSDYVFLAKTYSDQSKSIFSNLPEDGTCEGYAASSDNNTFFISERLIQDYNTGDKRLSNNFDLLPSPVINKRGRSITFGTRYYMIDGGTGNGAITYYSSQPNVVNSYISCSYEENQLMKAEALINTGQIVPGLLIVDGVRTLQGAGVPSVSGLGLSLLQAKEELRKERRCALLFRGVAFYDLRRMGMADDVSKGGGRNGCVVLDRTGKVNTNATINYSYMSYWDVPQNELDFNPAASGSAPVKNQ from the coding sequence ATGAAAAACAAAAATAAATCATTCATCCTTTTGGGCCTCTTAAGCGCTGCTATGATCATGTCGTGCAGTAAAAAAGATTTGGATGTTACCAATCTGAATCAACCTTCTTATGGGGTACTCAACAGCGAGAGCGGCATCCTTTCTTATGCAAAAGGGTTTTATAAAATTGGTTTCGGCGACCAATCGGTGGGGTCTCTTGACGACGGTCTGGGCTTTGGTATGCTGCTGATTGTCCAAGGCTTTCATGAAGGCATGGGCGATAACATCTTTGTTCCCTGGGGCAATAACTCGTTCAAGTTTGCCGATAACCCGCTTTCTGTGAAGTTAGATGATGGCAGCATTGTTAATAACCCCATCGGGCAAGGTCAACAAAGGGAACTGCAACTGCGAAACAGCCGCGCTTATGGCGCTTCCAATTCATTCTTACCAGAATGGACCTACATGTATTTTCTCAACAACTCATCAAATGTTTTATTGTCATTAATCGATAAAGTGAATTTTACCGGTGATGCCGCCACTAAAAAGAAAGTATTACAGGCCTGGGCATACTGGTGGAAAGGCTATGCGTATTCACGCATAGGATCTATGTACATAGCGGGGCTTAAAATTGATGCCCCGAATGCTACGAATGGAACCTATATGACCCACGATGCTTTGATCACTGAGGCAAATGCCAATCTCGACAAAGCGGCTGGCATCATCGGCGGTCTGTCTTCTGGTGGTGATTTCGATAATGTGATGACTCAGATCATTCCCGGTTATATGCAATTCCTTCCCAATGGTTCCGCAGGTATTCCTACACCGGCTTCTTGGGTTAAGAACATCAACTCGCTGAAAGCGCGCAACCTGCTGGTGAACAAGCGTACCAACGATATGACTGCATCGGACTGGGGACAGGTACTCAACCTGGCGAATGCCGGTGTATCGTCTAAAAGCGATTATGTTTTCCTCGCAAAAACGTATAGCGACCAGTCGAAATCTATTTTCTCCAACCTGCCTGAAGACGGAACTTGCGAAGGGTATGCTGCTTCTTCCGATAATAATACCTTTTTCATCAGTGAGCGACTGATACAGGATTATAACACCGGCGACAAAAGGCTGAGCAACAATTTCGATCTGCTTCCCAGCCCGGTGATCAATAAAAGAGGAAGGAGTATTACATTCGGAACCCGTTATTACATGATCGATGGGGGCACGGGTAATGGAGCCATTACTTATTATTCCTCACAGCCGAATGTAGTGAACTCATACATTTCCTGCAGTTATGAGGAGAACCAGTTGATGAAAGCAGAAGCCCTGATCAATACAGGACAGATTGTTCCGGGTTTACTGATCGTTGACGGGGTACGTACTTTGCAGGGAGCAGGAGTACCATCTGTAAGCGGGCTTGGTTTGAGCCTTTTGCAGGCGAAGGAAGAGTTGCGCAAAGAAAGGAGATGCGCATTGCTGTTCAGGGGGGTGGCTTTTTATGACTTGCGCAGGATGGGTATGGCAGATGACGTATCGAAAGGTGGTGGCAGAAATGGTTGCGTAGTGTTGGATAGGACCGGAAAAGTAAACACCAATGCTACCATTAACTATAGCTATATGTCGTACTGGGATGTGCCCCAGAACGAACTTGATTTCAACCCGGCTGCATCAGGGAGTGCACCAGTGAAGAACCAATAA
- a CDS encoding SusC/RagA family TonB-linked outer membrane protein — MRKKMLLSVCSLFMTLLVSLAQTATITGKVVDDKGAPIPGATILERGSKNGTSATNEGDFVIKVKKGATLLITALGFENREVVASSSPLSITLTADVRSLSEVVVTGVGVATSKKKLAISVESITADKLPSTPSGSIDQALVGKIAGAQISTTSGNPGQAVSIQLRGMNTIQGGTQPMILVDGVEMAASSLGTLDLNSIERVEVVQGAASATIYGAQGANGVIQIFTKKGKPGAAKIDVSSRVSWDSYINVGNMHQPVNHSFQVDNNGDVVQSDGSGGFVPLKRNALGIWGNPIWLAGPNDQNNKPYKDNTKYYDHIKQLFRTAMTTNHSVFLSGGKEKSDYAIGLSQLTQQSIIDGELKRTNLTLNFGFELFKNFKVRAINQLVYTTNSTGNNNISAALYTYPIGDFTFKDPDGNSPFKFGQGIGANSSNPYYYRQYRKFDDRQLDIIPSINLSYKFPRFLDLDYKFSINQNRDDYTRTDANQTGNKSSAAYGFSIGAGGVSGTIDNNIARYTTQNSIATAILKFDFDKDFNMKKLPIIATTTAAYDWRQKRYNITSLEYTGLPTFPANANQAATKSILNVYEDNFITYGLFVNQKLEWADIAGVSGGMRSDYSSTFGSGQKAQTFPRGDAYLRLSSMDFWNNGIGKVIPEFKIRAAYGEAGIQPGVFDRISTLNNFSVDNGPSFYNPSQVANPALTVERSKETEVGVDMNFKIGKQSWLPFITASATYWNRKGSDIIWSIPLAISSGASTLKSNVLDLSSSGFQFSVDAAMYKSKNFNWNLLTIFGTQKTFTDKITGTPDIPLVYSSAATYTLRAGEQFGTIYGYKALTSVDQTDVKGKRYIDKSLVGNYEMVDGRVVEKAGKKVMFTSDKYVLGNTTPKFTMSFTNTLTFKDYLTLSFQLDWVAQALQYNQTKEWMYSEGLHGDFDKPVTINGQTGAWTAYYKSFYDASESNGTKDYFLENSSFLRLRNVALSFDVAKLTRIKFTNRLQVVLSGRNIWTSTKYTGMDPEANVNTNGGGSTGAAQTSVQKGLDYFSFPNTKSYQIGINIGLN, encoded by the coding sequence ATGAGAAAAAAAATGCTACTGAGCGTTTGTTCGCTTTTCATGACCCTATTGGTCAGTCTTGCACAAACCGCTACTATAACCGGTAAGGTTGTAGACGACAAAGGAGCTCCAATCCCCGGAGCTACTATCCTCGAAAGAGGAAGCAAAAATGGCACTAGCGCCACGAATGAAGGTGATTTCGTTATCAAGGTAAAAAAAGGAGCTACCCTGCTCATCACTGCTCTAGGATTTGAGAATCGGGAAGTTGTTGCCTCTTCATCCCCTCTTTCCATAACACTGACTGCTGATGTTCGTTCCCTCAGCGAAGTAGTTGTAACTGGTGTGGGTGTAGCCACTAGTAAAAAGAAACTAGCCATCTCAGTAGAGTCGATCACAGCAGACAAGCTGCCTTCAACACCCAGTGGCAGTATTGACCAAGCACTGGTAGGAAAAATAGCCGGGGCCCAGATCAGTACCACTTCCGGTAATCCCGGTCAGGCAGTGAGCATACAACTCCGTGGTATGAACACGATCCAGGGAGGCACACAACCTATGATCCTGGTTGATGGCGTTGAAATGGCGGCTTCCTCATTAGGCACGCTGGACCTTAACTCAATCGAAAGAGTGGAAGTAGTACAGGGTGCTGCTTCAGCAACCATTTATGGTGCACAAGGTGCCAACGGTGTTATACAGATATTTACCAAAAAAGGCAAGCCTGGTGCCGCAAAGATAGATGTATCAAGCAGGGTGAGCTGGGACAGTTACATCAATGTAGGCAATATGCACCAGCCCGTCAATCATTCTTTCCAGGTAGATAACAATGGTGATGTCGTTCAGAGTGATGGAAGTGGCGGATTTGTTCCCCTGAAACGGAACGCACTTGGTATCTGGGGTAATCCCATTTGGTTGGCCGGTCCGAATGACCAGAACAATAAACCATATAAGGACAATACAAAGTACTATGATCACATCAAACAGTTGTTCCGTACGGCTATGACAACCAACCACAGTGTATTCCTTTCCGGTGGTAAAGAAAAATCGGATTACGCAATAGGCCTTTCGCAATTAACGCAACAAAGCATTATCGATGGCGAATTAAAAAGAACCAATCTTACCCTGAATTTTGGTTTTGAATTGTTCAAGAATTTCAAAGTGAGGGCCATCAATCAACTGGTATACACAACCAATTCTACCGGTAATAACAACATTAGCGCTGCGTTATACACTTATCCGATAGGCGACTTTACATTCAAAGATCCTGATGGCAACAGTCCGTTTAAATTCGGACAAGGTATTGGAGCCAACAGTAGCAACCCTTATTATTATCGTCAATACAGAAAATTTGACGACAGGCAACTGGACATCATCCCATCCATCAACCTGAGTTATAAGTTTCCGCGTTTCCTGGACCTGGACTATAAGTTCAGTATCAACCAGAACAGGGATGATTATACGCGCACCGATGCCAATCAAACGGGTAATAAATCATCAGCGGCTTATGGATTTTCTATTGGTGCAGGCGGTGTCAGTGGTACCATTGACAATAACATCGCCCGGTATACAACACAGAATTCCATTGCCACTGCTATCTTGAAATTCGATTTTGATAAGGATTTCAATATGAAAAAATTGCCGATCATTGCTACTACTACAGCAGCGTATGATTGGAGGCAAAAAAGATACAACATTACTTCCCTTGAATATACCGGATTGCCTACTTTCCCGGCGAATGCCAACCAGGCTGCTACCAAAAGCATACTGAATGTGTATGAAGACAATTTCATCACTTACGGTTTATTTGTAAATCAGAAATTAGAGTGGGCTGATATTGCAGGCGTTTCCGGTGGTATGCGTTCTGACTATTCTTCTACTTTCGGAAGTGGCCAGAAAGCACAAACCTTCCCGAGGGGAGATGCTTATTTGAGACTGTCTTCCATGGATTTCTGGAACAATGGTATCGGAAAGGTAATCCCTGAATTCAAGATCAGGGCCGCTTATGGTGAGGCAGGTATTCAACCAGGTGTATTCGACAGGATCAGTACGCTGAACAATTTCAGTGTAGACAATGGTCCGTCTTTCTACAACCCGTCGCAGGTAGCCAACCCCGCCCTTACCGTAGAACGTTCCAAAGAAACAGAAGTGGGTGTTGACATGAACTTTAAAATAGGTAAACAATCATGGCTGCCTTTTATCACAGCAAGCGCCACTTATTGGAATCGTAAAGGCAGTGATATTATATGGTCGATACCCTTGGCCATTTCTTCCGGTGCCTCTACCTTGAAATCAAACGTGCTGGACCTCTCCTCTAGCGGCTTCCAATTCAGCGTGGATGCGGCCATGTACAAATCGAAGAATTTCAACTGGAACCTGCTGACTATATTCGGTACACAAAAAACATTCACTGATAAGATCACCGGAACACCTGATATACCATTGGTATACAGCAGTGCCGCTACATATACTTTGCGTGCAGGTGAACAGTTCGGTACGATCTACGGTTACAAAGCGTTGACCAGTGTTGACCAGACTGATGTAAAAGGTAAAAGATATATTGATAAATCTCTTGTAGGCAACTATGAAATGGTTGACGGAAGAGTGGTAGAAAAAGCAGGTAAGAAAGTAATGTTTACCTCTGATAAATATGTACTCGGCAATACCACACCCAAATTCACTATGTCATTCACCAATACCCTTACTTTTAAGGACTACCTGACCCTGAGTTTCCAGCTCGACTGGGTGGCCCAAGCATTGCAGTACAATCAGACCAAAGAATGGATGTATTCTGAAGGATTGCATGGCGATTTTGACAAGCCGGTAACCATCAACGGGCAAACAGGCGCCTGGACCGCTTATTATAAGAGTTTCTACGATGCTTCTGAAAGTAATGGCACCAAGGATTATTTCCTGGAGAACTCTTCCTTCCTGCGTTTGAGAAATGTTGCCCTATCGTTTGATGTGGCCAAACTCACCAGGATCAAATTCACCAATAGGCTCCAGGTTGTGTTGAGTGGTAGAAATATCTGGACCAGTACCAAGTACACCGGCATGGATCCGGAAGCGAATGTGAATACGAATGGTGGTGGAAGCACAGGTGCTGCACAGACTTCCGTACAAAAAGGCCTCGATTATTTTTCATTCCCCAACACTAAATCGTATCAGATTGGTATCAACATTGGATTAAATTAA
- the msrA gene encoding peptide-methionine (S)-S-oxide reductase MsrA — MKALFSIVLLTVALSSCAQQQQQKKLADMNSETIPAGLKTDTATFGEGCFWCTEAFFQRLNGVLKVVSGYGGGHVENPSYEEVCDKTTGHAELARIIYDPTKITYDELLEVFWKTHDPTTMNQQGNDVGPQYRSVIFYHNEAQRQKATHYKEVLDKSGAWDKPIITAIEPFKNFYPAENYHQNYYNDNQGQGYCRFVIRPKLEKFEKVFKNKLKKQ, encoded by the coding sequence ATGAAGGCTTTATTTTCTATCGTATTATTAACGGTCGCCCTTTCATCCTGCGCACAGCAGCAGCAACAAAAAAAACTGGCAGATATGAACAGCGAAACCATTCCTGCAGGATTGAAAACAGATACCGCTACTTTTGGCGAAGGGTGTTTTTGGTGTACCGAGGCATTTTTCCAGCGCTTAAATGGTGTATTGAAAGTAGTAAGTGGCTATGGAGGTGGCCATGTAGAAAACCCCAGTTATGAAGAAGTGTGCGACAAAACCACCGGCCATGCAGAACTGGCCAGGATCATTTATGATCCTACTAAGATCACATACGATGAGTTGCTGGAAGTTTTTTGGAAGACCCATGACCCCACTACCATGAACCAGCAGGGCAATGATGTTGGTCCGCAATACCGGAGCGTGATCTTTTACCACAATGAAGCGCAACGGCAAAAAGCAACACATTACAAAGAAGTGCTTGATAAAAGCGGGGCCTGGGATAAACCTATTATTACCGCTATCGAGCCGTTCAAGAATTTCTATCCCGCAGAAAATTACCACCAGAATTACTATAACGATAACCAGGGCCAGGGGTATTGCCGCTTTGTGATCCGGCCCAAGCTGGAAAAATTTGAAAAAGTCTTCAAGAACAAGCTCAAGAAGCAATAA